Proteins from one Scyliorhinus canicula chromosome 6, sScyCan1.1, whole genome shotgun sequence genomic window:
- the LOC119966862 gene encoding protein SPT2 homolog, whose product MKSRETPLSSSKACSASEQCQTQDLPAGEGDQTTGTGPSEHRQIQAPAPGDDDQTTGTGISEHSQIQAPAPGEDDQTTGSGPSEHSQIQAPGEGDQTTGTGPSEHSQIQAPVPGEGDQTTGTGPSEHSQIQAPAPEEDDQTTGTGTSEHSQIQAPAPEEDDQTTGTGPSEHSQIQAPVPGEGDQTTGTGPSEHSQIQAPVPGEGDQTTGTGPSEHSQIQAPVPGEGDQTTGTGPSEHSQIQAPGEGDQTTGTGPSKHSQIQAPAAGTGDQTTGTGTNEHSQIQGAPTNVIAAAPIEMIPSFGHSEKKVNRNAGLSNNHQFNEQKYSELFIDA is encoded by the coding sequence ATGAAATCAAGAGAGACTCCACTCTCATCAAGTAAAGCTTGTAGTGCAAGTGAACAATGTCAGACCCAAGACCTTCCAGCAGGGGAAGGGGATCAGACCACAGGAACTGGTCCCAGTGAACACAGACAGATTCAAGCTCCTGCTCCTGGGGACGATGATCAGACCACAGGAACTGGTATCAGTGAACACAGTCAGATTCAAGCCCCTGCTCCTGGGGAAGATGATCAGACCACAGGAAGTGGTCCCAGTGAACACAGTCAGATTCAAGCTCCTGGGGAAGGGGATCAGACCACAGGAACTGGTCCCAGTGAACACAGTCAGATTCAAGCTCCTGTTCCTGGGGAAGGGGATCAGACCACAGGAACTGGTCCCAGTGAACACAGTCAGATTCAAGCTCCTGCTCCTGAGGAAGATGATCAGACCACAGGAACTGGTACCAGTGAACACAGTCAGATTCAAGCTCCTGCTCCTGAGGAAGATGATCAGACCACAGGAACTGGTCCCAGTGAACACAGTCAGATTCAAGCTCCTGTTCCTGGGGAAGGTGATCAGACCACAGGAACTGGTCCCAGTGAACACAGTCAGATTCAAGCTCCTGTTCCTGGGGAAGGGGATCAGACCACAGGAACTGGTCCCAGTGAACACAGTCAGATTCAAGCTCCTGTTCCTGGGGAAGGGGATCAGACCACAGGAACTGGTCCCAGTGAACACAGTCAGATTCAAGCTCCTGGGGAAGGGGATCAGACCACAGGAACTGGTCCCAGTAAACACAGTCAGATTCAAGCTCCTGCTGCGGGGACGGGTGATCAGACCACAGGAACTGGTACCAATGAACACAGTCAGATTCAAGGCGCACCAACCAATGTTATAGCAGCTGCTCCTATTGAAATGATTCCATCTTTCGGACATTCGGAGAAAAAAGTCAACCGAAATGCAGGTTTGTCAAATAACCATCAGTTCAATGAGCAAAAATATTCTGAATTGTttattgatgcatga